Genomic DNA from Alistipes indistinctus YIT 12060:
GGCGGTTTCGGTTACGACCCGCTTTTCATTCCCGACGGTTATACGACCACCTTCGCGGAGATGTCTCCCGGGGCGAAAAACGGGATCAGCCACCGCGGCCGTGCCGTAGCGAAGCTGGCCGCTTTCCTGCGCGGGGAGGAGGCCCGTTAGCGGATGGCCGGGAGCTATAAGGCGCGCGGAATCGTGCTGCACACGGTCAAGTATGGCGAAAGCTCATTGGTGGCTTATCTTTTTACCGACGTTGGCGGACGGCAGACTTACATGATCCAGGGGGTCCGTTCGTCACGCGGGCGCGGCAACAAGGCCGCGCTGTTCCAGCCGATGTTCCTGCTCGAGTTCGAAGGGGTCGAACAACCGCACGCGGAGATGCACCGCATGAAGGAGGTGCGCAACCTGGTGCCGCTCTCGAGCGTCCCGTTCGATGTACGCAAAAGTACCGTTTCGCTCTTCATGGCCGAGGTCCTTTACCGGTTGATCCGGGAGGTCGAGGCCAACGAACCGCTTTTCGATTTTCTCTGTTCCGCCGTGCAGCAGCTCGACCGGATGGAACAGGGGGTGGCCAATTTCCATCTTTGGTTCCTGGTGCGCCTGTCGGCTTATCTGGGGTTCTATCCCGGCAACGAGTACCGCGACGGGGGATGGTTCGACATCCGCAGCGGACTGTTTTGCGACGCCATGCCGCAGCACCGCACCTGTATGGGGCCGGCCTCGGCGAGGCTGCTGGGCGGGCTGATGGAGCGCGAAGCCGCCGAATTGGACTCTCTGAGGCTCGGACGCGGTGAGCGCCTCGAATTTATGGAGGCGATGCTGATTTTTTTCGGCTACCATTTCGATGCGATTCACTCGGTACAGTCGCTGCGTATCCTGCGAGAGGTATTTTGCTGAGCGACGGAGGTTGGCCGGTTTTTTGTTAGATAATAAAACGATACATCCCGACGTTTGTTAAACGAGTTGCAGAAGAGCGGCTTAATATGCGTGCTGGAATTGTAAAATACAGTATATCAGGGTGTTTATTTTTAAATAAAACGTGTGAAAATTTTGGGCCGGTTTTTGCTGAGGCTCTTTCCGGCGTAGGAACAAGATAAAATTGAAAGAGTTAGCCCGGGATTTTCTTTAAAAAAATATTACTTTTGTGCCAGTTTATAAAAAATAATAGTATATATTTGCAATTCCTCCCACTTGGCACGATGGAGAGGCGGCGCAAAAAGGATCAAATAATTTAAAATATTTCAATCATGACAAAGGCGGATATTGTTAACGAAATTTCGAAAAGCACAGGCGTGGAGAAAGCCCAGGTGCAGCAGATCGTGGAATCTTTCATGGAATCCATCAAGGATTCGCTCACGGCCAACAAGAACGTTTACCTGCGCGGTTTCGGTTCTTTCATCGTAAAGCGCCGCGCCGAGAAAGTGGCCCGCAACATCTCGAAGAATACCACGATTACGATTCCTGCTCACAACATCCCGGCGTTCAAACCGGCCAAGAGCTTTGCAGGCAAGGTGAAAACTCACACTAAATAATTATTCGGTTTACTAAAACAAAATTGCTATGCCAAGCGGTAAGAAAAGAAAACGGCATAAGATGGCTACCCACAAGCGTAAAAAACGCCTGCGCAAGAACAGACACAAAAAGAACAAGTAGGTAGCTCACTTATGTAAGACAGTCATAAACCTAAAGTGCCGCTTTCGGGGCTTTAGGTTTATTTGCATTACGCATGAGGCCCATGCCACTGCAACGCAGGCCCGTCGGAGCCCGGATTCCGGGCCGCGGCTTGCCGGACGCCAGTGAAGAACCCCGGAAGAGGTTCGTTCCCGGCGGGGATGACCTTCCGCAGCGGCCGTGCTGCTGATAGTACAAAACGAAACAATGAATAAAGAGTTAATAATCAATGTAACTGCCAGTGAAATAACCATTGCGCTGTTCGAAGACAAACAGCTGGTCGAGCTGACCAAGGAGCAGTCCCGTTCGGGCTATGCGGTGGGCGACATTTACATGGGCAAGGTCAAGAAGATCATGCCCGGGTTGAATGCCGCCTTCGTCAATGTCGGTCACGAGAAGGATGGTTTCATTCATTACCTCGACCTGGGGCCCCAGTTCACCTCGCTGCAGAAGATGGTGAATATCCTCACCAATAACAAGCGGTCGATCAATTTCGAAGGGCTCAAACTCGAAAAACCGCTCGGCAAGTCGGGCAAAATAGCGAGCCATATCGCCAGCGGGCAGACGATCCTCGTACAGGTGGCCAAGGAGGCCATTTCGACCAAGGGGCCGCGCCTCACTTCCGACATCTCGCTCGCCGGTCGCAACGTGGTACTGATCCCGTTCTCCGGCAAAATTTCGATATCGCAGAAAATCCGCTCGAACGAAGAGCGCAACCGGCTCAAGAAGATCGCTTCGGGTGTGCTGCCGAATAATTACGGCGTGATTATCCGTACCGCCGCCGCAGGCCATCCGGCCGAAGATGTCGAACAGGATATCCTCGCACTCGTCCACAAGTGGGAGAAGGCGATGGAGAACCTCAAGCAGCAGAATGCGCCTTCGCTCGTGCTCGGTGAGATGAACCGCACGACGACGATGATCCGCGACCTGCTCAACGGTTCGTTCAGCAATATTTATATCGACGACCAGGCCACTTATGAAGAGGTCCGCGACTATATCCGCACGATCGTTCCCGAAAAGGAGAAGATCGTAAAACTATACAAGGGCAACGTTCCTATTTTCGACAACTTCGACGTGTCGAAGCAGATCATGTCCCTCTTTGCGAAGTATGTATCGCTGCGCAAGGGTGCCTACCTGATCATCGAGCGCACCGAAGCGCTCCACGTCGTGGATGTCAACAGCGGCAACCGTGCGAAGGTCGACGACGACCAGGAGCGCACGGCGATGGACGTGAACCTCGCGGCGGCGGCCGAGATCGCGCGCCAGTTGCGGCTGAGGGACATGGGGGGGATTATCGTGATCGACTTTATCGACCTGCACAAGAGTGAAAACCGCAATGCGTTGGTCGAGGAGATGCGCAAGCTGATGGCTGCCGACCGCGCCAAGCATACGATCCTGCCGCTGTCGAAGTTCGGCCTGATGCAGATTACGCGCCAGCGGGTGCGGCCCGAGACGCAGGTCGATATGCGTGAGGTCTGTCCGGCCTGCCACGGTACCGGTACGGTGACTCCCGCGGCGTTGCTCGACGAACAGATCGAGAACCAGATCGCCTATTTCGCACAGGATCGCGGGGAGCGCTATATCCGCGTGAGGGTGAATCCCGTGGTTGCGGCTTTCCTGAAAAAAGGACTCTTCTCGCTGCGCCTGCGCTGGATGATGCGTTACAAATGCTTTATCCGCGTCGTCGCAAACAGCCATACCGGAATTATCGAAACCAAATTCTTCGACCGGCGGAACAAGGAGCTCGTCTGAAAATTTTTTCGGCTCTGCGCTGGGTTTTGCCGCCCGATTATTTGTCGCCAGATTGATTGAATGACCGCTCAGCAGTTACAGGAACTGTTCCTGTCGCAGCCATCCTACCGGGAGTTGCTGCGGCAGTTGGAGAACCGGGGAACGACCGTCGGGTTGGATTCGCTGGTCGGTTCCTCATATTCGCTCGTGGCTGCCGGTGCCGTGCGCGAGCGGGGCGGCGTCCATGTGTTCGTGATGGAGGACCGCGATGCGGCGGGTTACCTGTACAACGACCTTTCCCCTTTTCTGGACGAAGAGCGGCTGCTCTTTTTCCCGACCGCCTACAAACGTTCGATCCAATTCGGGCAGGAAGATCCTTCGGGCATCGTGCAGCGCACCGCTGCCCTCAATGCGGTAAAGAACTTTACGGACGGTTACCTGGCGATTTGTACCTACCCCGAGGCGCTGGTCGAGAAGGTGGTGGGCATGCAACGCCTGCGGGAGAGCATTCTCACGATCCGTGTAGGCGATACGCTGTCGACTTCGACGATCGAGGAGATTCTCGCCGATAACGGTTTCGAGCGCGTCGAGTTCGTTTATGAACCGGGGCAGTATTCGGTGCGCGGCGGAATTGTCGACATCTTTTCTTTTTCCGATAACAAGCCCTACCGAATCGACCTGTTCGGCGACGAAGTCGATTCGATCCGCCATTTCGACCTCTCTTCGCAGTTGTCGGTAGACCGCCTGCAGCAGATCGAGGTCGTGCCCAACCTCAAGGATGCCGTTTCGGGCCGGGAGCGGGTTTCGTTTCCGGCTTTTGCCGCAGGGGCGACCTATTGGCTCGACGACGGCGAGTATACGTTGAAGCGTTTCCAGGATATCCGGACCAAACTGCTCGGTGAGCTGGATGATCCGGCGCAGATCGATACGTTGGTAACGGGCCGTAAGGGATTCCTAGCCGATACGGCCGGTGCAACGATGGTACTGCTCAAGGATAACTGCCAGGAGCGCGCCGCCGATGCGACGATCTCATTCCATACCTCGCCGCAGCCGCAGTTCAACAAGAAGTTCGAACTGCTGGCCGACGACATCCGCGACAACCGCGAAAAGGGCTATACCACCTGCCTGCTTACCGAGAACAAGGCGCAGATCGAGCGCCTGCGTAACATTTTCAACTCGATGGGCGAGCGCGACGTGCCGTTCGAGGCGGTCGGCGTTACGCTGCACGCCGGTTTTATCGACCACGCCTCGCGGTATTGTTTCTATACCGACCACCAGCTTTTCGACCGGTACCACCGCTACCAGATTCGCGGCGGGATCGACCGCAGCGAAAGCCTCACGATCCAGGAACTTAATGAGTTGAAAGTTGGCGACTATGTCGTGCATATCGACCATGGGGTGGGACGTTTCGGCGGCCTGACGCGTACGGTCGAGAACGGCAAGGTTCATGAGGCGATCAAACTGGTCTACCGCGACAACGACGTGCTGCTGGTCAACGTCCATGCGCTGCACCGCATCAGCAAGTATAAAGATAAGGACAGCGAGCCGCCGAAGATTTACAAACTGGGTT
This window encodes:
- a CDS encoding Rne/Rng family ribonuclease — encoded protein: MNKELIINVTASEITIALFEDKQLVELTKEQSRSGYAVGDIYMGKVKKIMPGLNAAFVNVGHEKDGFIHYLDLGPQFTSLQKMVNILTNNKRSINFEGLKLEKPLGKSGKIASHIASGQTILVQVAKEAISTKGPRLTSDISLAGRNVVLIPFSGKISISQKIRSNEERNRLKKIASGVLPNNYGVIIRTAAAGHPAEDVEQDILALVHKWEKAMENLKQQNAPSLVLGEMNRTTTMIRDLLNGSFSNIYIDDQATYEEVRDYIRTIVPEKEKIVKLYKGNVPIFDNFDVSKQIMSLFAKYVSLRKGAYLIIERTEALHVVDVNSGNRAKVDDDQERTAMDVNLAAAAEIARQLRLRDMGGIIVIDFIDLHKSENRNALVEEMRKLMAADRAKHTILPLSKFGLMQITRQRVRPETQVDMREVCPACHGTGTVTPAALLDEQIENQIAYFAQDRGERYIRVRVNPVVAAFLKKGLFSLRLRWMMRYKCFIRVVANSHTGIIETKFFDRRNKELV
- the recO gene encoding DNA repair protein RecO, translated to MAGSYKARGIVLHTVKYGESSLVAYLFTDVGGRQTYMIQGVRSSRGRGNKAALFQPMFLLEFEGVEQPHAEMHRMKEVRNLVPLSSVPFDVRKSTVSLFMAEVLYRLIREVEANEPLFDFLCSAVQQLDRMEQGVANFHLWFLVRLSAYLGFYPGNEYRDGGWFDIRSGLFCDAMPQHRTCMGPASARLLGGLMEREAAELDSLRLGRGERLEFMEAMLIFFGYHFDAIHSVQSLRILREVFC
- a CDS encoding HU family DNA-binding protein, whose product is MTKADIVNEISKSTGVEKAQVQQIVESFMESIKDSLTANKNVYLRGFGSFIVKRRAEKVARNISKNTTITIPAHNIPAFKPAKSFAGKVKTHTK